In the Archocentrus centrarchus isolate MPI-CPG fArcCen1 chromosome 19, fArcCen1, whole genome shotgun sequence genome, CACAACAATAGTAACAGTCCTATGAAACAACAGGTCAGACATCACTCTAGAAATGGTAtagactactttttttttttgttaacaatGCCCAACACCAAGCTGACTGGTTGTGAAGTTTTAATACTGTAACTACTAGTTTCTATGTTCTTTCAGCCTGCTAGCTACACTAACAAGTCAACTGCTGTGTCCCCGATTATGACTCGGTCACAACAAGCTGTCTGATGGCTACGTAATCAAATGTTAAATgtcaaagtaaacaaaagaaatactGTGCTGCTAGTGGAAGTTATGTCATTCAAGTGTCCCTCCACCAGAGTTCAAGCTACACTAGCAGCATTTAATTATTTAGCATAGCATTTAATTATCGGTTCGCCACTGCcttgcttttttcctccttctcctctttttatttcttacttttttcaCTCCCAGAAGGTTAACTCTACATTTTCGTTGAGTGGCTTTCACTGTTGTCGGTAGGTTTAAGCAGATTCATGCATACCGCAGGAGGGGCCCTCTTAGGGAGGTCAGGTCTCTCCTACTGTCATTGCAAAACTTTTCCACTGGTGTAATTTAAATTTTGTCGGCCCCTCCGCTGCACAGTGAGTTACTCTGTGATAGTACTATCTTTAAATTCAAGTTAGTAACTAATTGTGTGCTTTTATATGGCTCTGTGAGCCACTCTGTACTCAACATAATTTTAGAGAATTGGCCAATGCTAGCGCAGAACTTTACTGTGGGCCTGAGAACATTTTGGGACCAAACTGTTAAAAGGAATCTTGATGCTATTATTATTAGACCATTAAATTCTAATTTTTATAATCCTTTTTTAGAATTTTTGCAAGTAATGTAATTTCAGTGTGAACTTTTATTGGAGTCCAGTATCCAGTTCTCATAATACATCCATTGACTATGCATGAAAGTGCagaacttttcatttttatgtaccTAATACTCCAGTTGAGTCAATCGGGTATTCCAATATGGAGGGCGTGAGTGTGTAGGGATACTCGTAGGGTGTGTAGATGATTCCGGATTCGGGCCCTTGCTGCACCAGTGCCGGATGAGGATTGGCTCCCGGCACGAGAGTGGAACTCTGGATCTGACGGATCAGAGGCATGATGGTAGGTGTGGTGACAGGGGCGGGGTTGCGTAGGGTGGGAGGCAGGACGGGCGTCGGGCCTGTGATGATCCGAGGTGCCTGAGGGGTCGCTAGAGGAAAGGCGGCGGTGGCTGCAAAGTACACAAACGTGCAATAAAAGTGTGAGCACACACCCACATGcgagcacacacagagcacacatacAATAGAcagggaagaagaagagagaacaaACAGTCTATTTAAAAGGAGAAACAGGGGCATTGTTCATATATACAGTGGACTCCTGTACCGAGACCCTTCCTTTGTCACCCACCAACCCTCCTCCACATGTAACTATGATGTCATCCTTACGAGTCTTGACATTGGCGTCTCTGTAGGTCCCATTGAGAATGGCCAGCTCCATCagctgcattttcttcaggttgTCCTCCCCCTCAGCCTACACCAACACATGAAGCAAAGCAGCACAATCAGCTTACTTAGCCATGACTGTCACTGACCAATTCACAATGAATGAACTTTTGTCAGACTCCCTTCAAGAAGTCAGTAAATATTACAGTATGctgaaactgaatttaaatgttttctaaaaAGATAAAGTCTGGGATTTTTACCACAGTCTGTAATAAAGCTGACCAGACCTTGAATACAGCTGCTCCACCGCACAGGACATATTCAGTGTCAGAGACGCTAGCTTCTTAGCTCTAGTTACAGCGTGGTGAAAAGCTTGACTGATTTACATTTCGAGAGGAAGGTCAGCTGGGTTAAACTAACACATATCATTGACTTTATCctgcacatagacacacacgcacatgcacaacCATATATTAACAGGTGTTTCAGCTCCCGACTGCTTTCAGACACTTCTTACATCCTTTTAAAGCTAAGGGCTGGTGTACACCGTGCTGTGACTGAACGGGAAGTGACGGCTGATTGCTGCAATAGAAATCCCCCCCGCTGGTCTTTTCAATCCATTTCTATTGTTGCAAATAATGCAGAGATGAAAAAGGAAGGGGCTTTGTGATTTCAAAATATGTGCCTTTGTGGTTATGTGTCAAACATGGGATAATTTAgagtgtgtgtccctgtgtctatatacccgtgtgtgtgtgtgtgtgtgtgtacactgttCCAGTGTGATTGTTGTGTACGTTTATGTGAGCCTGTAGGGGGGCAGTAGGTGGGCTGGAGAATGTGAGAAATGTTGAGGAGCGCAATCAAAATGTTCTCTTgtgtggacaaaaaaaaaaaaacatggagaaaAAGGAATACTGTAGCCAGTAGTTGGGAATGAAGTGAGTTGTGAACGAGTGAAAGGAGTGATGGAGTGGGGAGAACGAGTGAACAGACTCTCCATTCATTCCCTCAGCCTTTCAAACAACCCGGGGTTACCATGGAAACCCCTTTATGCGTGTTCCCTAATTACCCTAACCCTTTACACAtactctctcatacacacagagacacacaaaacacaaaaaaaggcacacacacacacacacacacacacacacacttttgggCTGACAATCCCCTTCCCCCTTCCATGCATACCAACACAGTGAACTCTCAGTCATACACAGTTTTTCCCTCAGTTCTGTACATAAAATGCTATACAGCGCGAGCCATACTGATACTCACAGCGGGCACGAGAAGTTTCTTGACCTCATTGATGGCCCGCTGGAGTTTGATCTTGGCGCGgttgtgtgtgtcctccactgTGATCAGGACGTGGAGGTCCTCGCTGAGGTGCTCCCAGTTGGGCTTCCCTCGGTTCATCTCctcctgaaacacacaaacactttagaaggaaaaaaaaaaaaaacactctcttTGAATGCATCACACAACCCTGGTCCTTTGCAACAGAGAGGGAACAGGatttcacttttctttcttgtttggCTCAAGTTTTGGATTGCCCTGAAACTAcacgaaaacacacacacaaggctcAAGGTCGTCTAATACAGCTCAGGAGGCGTATCAAACTCATGGAACAAAGTGCTGTTCTTCAGTGGTTACACAAGATTGGTGTTGTATTGAACTGAAGGTTTTGCACTCTTGAGTCTTTCTGTAACATCTCGATAAATCTCTCTGTAGAACctcttttcttccctcctacTCGCTCTGTCACTTCACTAAAACTGATACTGATATGACTACTTAAACCAGTGTTAGTAAGTCGTTATTGAGTAGAACATCAGAGATCGACAATGTTGCTGACCGCATTTGTTGCTCTCCTGGTAAACCTGATACACATGGTTACACACACGTTTTGGGCACATTTATGTTCGAAATAGCTCCATCAGCCAGTTGTGTTTTTCAGATAATTCATAGTTTTCATGTGACATCACATCATTATGTAAGGGCCCACCTGGAGGGCAAAACAAAGCTTTCCTTCACTGCCTGACAATTATTTTTACCAGCTTTGTTTAGCCTAAATGCTCGATAGCTGGTTATTCGGATGCACTAATGAGCCACTCGGTTTGTTCACAACTGATAGGAAAGAGCAGAGCGATGCAAGCGAACGCACTTCAAACCCATTGATCCAGACATCTGCACAGCAACTTTGTCAAGAGTGGGTCATTAAAACTGGCATTAAACATATGTTTTGATTACAAATAGGTCAAATAACCTTTTCAAAATATCACTGTCTTGTTTTGAATGCTCCAGAAAAATGACTCTGAAACTAACAACCAAGAAACCCATGTTAAATAGCTTGCTTACATTAACTAGTCCTTACTATTGTTTTGACAATGAAGAATTTCTTGTCCTTCTTCACCCCCCAAATAGCAGAATTACTGGCCCAGACTGAAAAGACTACATAAAACTGCTGTACTTCGAAGGGGAGGGACATTGCAAACACTGAGCTCTGGCACTGACTTCCCAG is a window encoding:
- the qki2 gene encoding protein quaking-B isoform X6; the encoded protein is MVGETEVKERPKSNPDYLMQLMNDRKVMSSLPNFSGIFTHLERLLDEEIGRVRKDMYNDTLNGGMFNGRDMEELPEAVGPVAQLQEKLYVPVKEYPDFNFVGRILGPRGLTAKQLEAETGCKIMVRGKGSMRDKKKEEMNRGKPNWEHLSEDLHVLITVEDTHNRAKIKLQRAINEVKKLLVPAAEGEDNLKKMQLMELAILNGTYRDANVKTPTAAFPLATPQAPRIITGPTPVLPPTLRNPAPVTTPTIMPLIRQIQSSTLVPGANPHPALVQQGPESGIIYTPYEYPYTLTPSILEYPIDSTGVLVPSPCVFAGNVSSY
- the qki2 gene encoding protein quaking-B isoform X4; translated protein: MVGETEVKERPKSNPDYLMQLMNDRKVMSSLPNFSGIFTHLERLLDEEIGRVRKDMYNDTLNGGMFNGRDMEELPEAVGPVAQLQEKLYVPVKEYPDFNFVGRILGPRGLTAKQLEAETGCKIMVRGKGSMRDKKKEEMNRGKPNWEHLSEDLHVLITVEDTHNRAKIKLQRAINEVKKLLVPAAEGEDNLKKMQLMELAILNGTYRDANVKTPTAAFPLATPQAPRIITGPTPVLPPTLRNPAPVTTPTIMPLIRQIQSSTLVPGANPHPALVQQGPESGIIYTPYEYPYTLTPSILEYPIDSTGVLAGAMTTKVRRHDKRIHPYQRVVTTDRAATATNP
- the qki2 gene encoding protein quaking-B isoform X7, which gives rise to MVGETEVKERPKSNPDYLMQLMNDRKVMSSLPNFSGIFTHLERLLDEEIGRVRKDMYNDTLNGGMFNGRDMEELPEAVGPVAQLQEKLYVPVKEYPDFNFVGRILGPRGLTAKQLEAETGCKIMVRGKGSMRDKKKEEMNRGKPNWEHLSEDLHVLITVEDTHNRAKIKLQRAINEVKKLLVPAAEGEDNLKKMQLMELAILNGTYRDANVKTPTAAFPLATPQAPRIITGPTPVLPPTLRNPAPVTTPTIMPLIRQIQSSTLVPGANPHPALVQQGPESGIIYTPYEYPYTLTPSILEYPIDSTGVLGMAFPTKG
- the qki2 gene encoding protein quaking-B isoform X3, with translation MVGETEVKERPKSNPDYLMQLMNDRKVMSSLPNFSGIFTHLERLLDEEIGRVRKDMYNDTLNGGMFNGRDMEELPEAVGPVAQLQEKLYVPVKEYPDFNFVGRILGPRGLTAKQLEAETGCKIMVRGKGSMRDKKKEEMNRGKPNWEHLSEDLHVLITVEDTHNRAKIKLQRAINEVKKLLVPAAEGEDNLKKMQLMELAILNGTYRDANVKTPTAAFPLATPQAPRIITGPTPVLPPTLRNPAPVTTPTIMPLIRQIQSSTLVPGANPHPALVQQGPESGIIYTPYEYPYTLTPSILEYPIDSTGVLVPSPCVFAAGAMTTKVRRHDKRIHPYQRVVTTDRG
- the qki2 gene encoding protein quaking-B isoform X5 translates to MVGETEVKERPKSNPDYLMQLMNDRKVMSSLPNFSGIFTHLERLLDEEIGRVRKDMYNDTLNGGMFNGRDMEELPEAVGPVAQLQEKLYVPVKEYPDFNFVGRILGPRGLTAKQLEAETGCKIMVRGKGSMRDKKKEEMNRGKPNWEHLSEDLHVLITVEDTHNRAKIKLQRAINEVKKLLVPAAEGEDNLKKMQLMELAILNGTYRDANVKTPTAAFPLATPQAPRIITGPTPVLPPTLRNPAPVTTPTIMPLIRQIQSSTLVPGANPHPALVQQGPESGIIYTPYEYPYTLTPSILEYPIDSTGVLGAMTTKVRRHDKRIHPYQRVVTTDRAATATNP